Within the Streptomyces sp. NBC_00554 genome, the region TGCGCGTACCGCGCGAAGTAGTGCTGCGACAGCTGCTTGGCACGAAACGGCTTCTCACCGATCGCGGCAACCGCCTCTTTACGCTCGGCAGGCGTGAGATCGGCGAGATGCCGCGGCGGCTTCTTGGCTCCGCGCGGGGCGACGAATGTGAGTTCTCCGGGCTTAGGCATGGCTGTACCAGTGTCGCAGACATACGGAGGGGGACTCGCCGCCCTGTGGACAACGAGCCCCCAACCGATAAAACCGCAGGTCAGCCGGACCCGACGAAGATCACCAGCAGCAGCCACACGACCGGAGCCGTGGGCAGAAGCGAGTCCAGCCGGTCCATGATGCCGCCGTGGCCCGGCAACAGCGTGCCCATGTCCTTGATGCCCAGGTCCCGCTTGATCATGGACTCGCCGAGGTCACCCAGCGTGGCGCTGGCCGCGACCGCGAGGCCGAGGAGCAGGCCCTGCCACCAGGTGCCGTCGTCGATCAGGAACTCCATGCACAGCGCGCCCGCCGCCATCGCGAAGGTGACCGCTCCGACCAGGCCCTCGCGGGTCTTGCCGGGGCTGATGCGCGGCGCGAGCTTGTGCTTGCCGAAGCGCCAGCCGATCGCGTACGCGCCGGTGTCGCTGACCACGGCGAGCAGCAGGAACGTGAGCACCCGCCAGGAGCCGTCGTCGGCCGTGAGCATCAGCGCGACGAAGGTGGCCAGGAACGGGATGTAGAAGGCCGCGAAAACGCCGGCCGTGACGTCCTTCAGGTAGCCCTCGGGGGGCTCCGTCATACGCCAGACCAGGATGGCCAGTGCGGTGAGCGCCATCGCCACCCAAGCGCCCTCGGCACCCCGGACGTAACCGGAGACGACCATCGCGGCACCGCCGAGCGCCAGTGGCACGAGGGGCGCCTTGATGCCCTTGCGCTCCTGGAGCCGTGACGTGAGCTCCCACAGCCCCACCACCACGGCTACCGCTATCACGCCGATGAACACGGCTTTGACGATGAACAACGACGCGACGATCACCGCGCCGAGCCCGACGCCCACCCCTATGGCCGCGCCCAAGTCGCGTCCCGCGCTCTTCTTCTGCGGTGCGGGGGCGGGCTGTGGGGCGCTGGGCATGGGCTCCTGCGGCTTCTGCGACGAGTCCCCGTAGGGCGCCGTCGCCGGTGTGTCGTCGCGGAACAGGGGACCGCTCAGCCGAGCGGCCCCCCGGTCGTCATCCTGGTCTCCGCCATGTGCGGGTACGTCGGGCACGATGGGCATGGGCCGAGTGTGCTGCGCGTCATACGCATCGTACGTGGGACCCGCCGGGGCAGCCCCCTGGACAGGCCCCTGCTCGGACGGCCCCCAGTACCCGGCTTGTGGCGGCGCCCCCCAGGAAGAGTCGTTCATCAGACCTCGAGCAGCTCCGCTTCCTTGTGCTTGAGGAGCTCGTCCACCTGGGCGGCGTACTTCGCCGTGGTGTCGTCGAGTTCCTTCTCCGCACGGCGGCCCTCGTCCTCGCCGACCTCGCCGTCCTTGACCAGCTTGTCGATGGTCTCCTTCGCCTTGCGGCGGACGGAGCGGATCGAGATCTTGGCGTCCTCACCCTTGGTCTTGGCGACCTTGATGTACTCCTTGCGGCGCTCCTGGGTCAGCTCCGGGAACACCACCCGGATGATGTTGCCGTCGTTGCTCGGGTTGACACCCAGGTCGGAATCGCGGATCGCCTGCTCGATGTTGCGCATCGCGCTCTTGTCGAACGGGGTCACCACCGCCATACGCGGCTCGGGCACCGAGAACGAGGCCAGCTGGTTGATCGGCGTCAGCGCGCCGTAGTAGTCGGCCACGATCTTGTTGAACATCGCCGGGTGCGCACGGCCGGTGCGGATCGCGGCGAAGTCCTCCTTGGCGACCACGACGGCCTTCTCCATCTTCTCCTCGGCCTCGAGGAGGGTCTCTTCGATCACCACTTGCTCCTGCGTGTCTTGAGTAGGCCCGGCAGCTGTTCCTCGTAGGGGTGGCAGCCGGCTGCGTCGCGTCTTATTCCTGCACGGTTCCGGACCGGCAGGACATTGTCCATCCCCCGGTCAGGGTCCGTACCCGGTCGGGGCCCGTCCCCGATCAGGGTCCTTGCCCGGTCCGGGTTCGACCCCTGTCGGAGTCGGTTCCCGTCAGGCCCGGCTGCTGTGTTCACCCACGAGTGTGCCGATCTTCTCACCCTTGACGGCCCGCGCGATATTGCCCTCCGTCAGAAGCTCGAAGACCAGGATGGGCAGCTTGTTGTCCCGGCACAGCGTGATGGCGGTCATGTCGGCGACCTTGAGGTCGCGGGTGATGACCTCGCCGTAGCTGAGCGAGTCGAACTTAACCGCTTCGGGGTTGGTCTTCGGGTCGGAGTCGTAGACCCCGTCGACACCGTTCTTGCCCATCAGCAGGGCCTCGGCGTCGATCTCCAGGGCGCGCTGCGCGGCGGTGGTGTCGGTGGAGAAGTACGGCATGCCCATACCGGCGCCGAAGATGACCACACGGCCCTTCTCCAGGTGCCGTACGGCGCGCAGCGGGATGTACGGCTCGGCGACCTGCCCCATGGTGATGGCGGTCTGGACACGGCTGTCGATGCCTTCCTTCTCCAGGAAGTCCTGGAGGGCCAGGCAGTTCATGACCGTGCCGAGCATGCCCATGTAGTCGGAGCGCGCCCGGTCCATGCCGCGCTGCTGGAGTTCGGCGCCGCGGAAGAAGTTGCCGCCGCCGATGACGACCGCGATCTGGGCGCCGCCGCGCACGACGGCCGCGATTTCGCGGGCGATCTTGTGCACCACGTCGGGGTCGACGCCCAGTCCGCCGCCACCGGCGAACGCCTCGCCGGAAAGCTTCAGCATGAAGCGTCCCGTGCCTTTGCCGTCGTCGGTCTTCTCGCCCTTGTCGGCCTGCGTGGTGGTCATGGGTCTCTCGCCT harbors:
- a CDS encoding phosphatidate cytidylyltransferase: MNDSSWGAPPQAGYWGPSEQGPVQGAAPAGPTYDAYDAQHTRPMPIVPDVPAHGGDQDDDRGAARLSGPLFRDDTPATAPYGDSSQKPQEPMPSAPQPAPAPQKKSAGRDLGAAIGVGVGLGAVIVASLFIVKAVFIGVIAVAVVVGLWELTSRLQERKGIKAPLVPLALGGAAMVVSGYVRGAEGAWVAMALTALAILVWRMTEPPEGYLKDVTAGVFAAFYIPFLATFVALMLTADDGSWRVLTFLLLAVVSDTGAYAIGWRFGKHKLAPRISPGKTREGLVGAVTFAMAAGALCMEFLIDDGTWWQGLLLGLAVAASATLGDLGESMIKRDLGIKDMGTLLPGHGGIMDRLDSLLPTAPVVWLLLVIFVGSG
- the pyrH gene encoding UMP kinase, producing the protein MTTTQADKGEKTDDGKGTGRFMLKLSGEAFAGGGGLGVDPDVVHKIAREIAAVVRGGAQIAVVIGGGNFFRGAELQQRGMDRARSDYMGMLGTVMNCLALQDFLEKEGIDSRVQTAITMGQVAEPYIPLRAVRHLEKGRVVIFGAGMGMPYFSTDTTAAQRALEIDAEALLMGKNGVDGVYDSDPKTNPEAVKFDSLSYGEVITRDLKVADMTAITLCRDNKLPILVFELLTEGNIARAVKGEKIGTLVGEHSSRA
- the frr gene encoding ribosome recycling factor; translated protein: MIEETLLEAEEKMEKAVVVAKEDFAAIRTGRAHPAMFNKIVADYYGALTPINQLASFSVPEPRMAVVTPFDKSAMRNIEQAIRDSDLGVNPSNDGNIIRVVFPELTQERRKEYIKVAKTKGEDAKISIRSVRRKAKETIDKLVKDGEVGEDEGRRAEKELDDTTAKYAAQVDELLKHKEAELLEV